CCATCATTTAGACATTTCTGCTACCTTAACCCCAAGAAAAAATGACAACAGAAACTGGAAAGGAGAATGGGTATTTAGTATTTATAATCTATATAATCGAAAGAATGCTGCGGCAATTAACTTTAGACAAAATAGTGAGACTGGAAATAATGAAGCGGTAAAAACCTCAATTTTCGGAATGGTACCAGCTGTAAGCTATAATTTTAAATTTTAAACGTCATGAGAAAATTATATTCATTACTAACTATAATTACTTGTTTATCGCTTTTAGGTTGTGAAGAAGTGATTCCATTAGATCTTCAATCAGGAACGCCGAAACTGGTAGTGGAAGCTGCTTTAACATGGAAAAAAGGAACTACCGGTAATATCCAAAAAATAAAATTAAGCACCACAACAGATTATTACAGTGATTCTCCAAATTATGTGAAAGGAGCGACAGTATTTGTTCAAAATAGTGCGAATCAAAGTTTTACTTTTGTTGAAGTACCCAACACAGGTGAATATAAGTGTTCGAATTTTATTCCCGTAATTGGCGACACCTACCGTTTGTCAATTCGATACAATGGAAACACCTATACCGCGCAAGAAGTACTGCAACCCGTTGCTACTATAATGAAAGTGGAACAAAATAATAATGGTGGTTTTGGTGGAAAAAACATTGAATTGAAAGCACATTATATCGACCCTTCGGATGTGAAAAATTACTACCTATACCGTTATACCTATTCTAGTCAAGTAATCTCCAATTTTTATACTGATGAAGATGTATTCTACAATGGAAATGAATTTTTCAGCATCTCTCAAAACGATAAAATTAAATCCGGTGATAAAGTAGAAATCAATCATTATGGTATTTCTAGAACCTATTTTAACTATATGTCAGTATTAGTGAGTATTGCCGGTAATGGTGGTGGCGGACCTTTTCAATCGCCTCCAGCAACTGTAAGAGGGAATATAATCAACACTACACAAGAAGAAAATTTTCCGTTGGGATACTTTTCATTAAGTGAATACGACTCAGTAAACTATACCGTTAAATAAAATCCGCTATTTGTAAAATTAAAACTAGTACACAATGTCTTCACATCACATCGTTCGAGACGACCAAGAGCCTGCTTTAATTATAGCCAATGGTGCCGCCTGCCAACCAGAATTATTGGGGCAGTTATTAGAATGGTCCCCCTTGGTTGTTGTATTGGATGCTGCCATGGAACGCGTGATGGAATTGGACATCAAAGTAGATGTTTTATTGGGTGATTTTGATGCTGATTTTGACCCCGAAAAATACCAAACAGAACAATACCCAATTGACATTATACATGCTCCAGATCAAAACAAAACCGACTTGGAAAAAGCATTTGACTATCTAATCGAACGCAATATTCCAGCCGTGAATGTGGTTTGGGCAACTGGAAAACGAGCCGATCATACTATTACCAACCTTACTACAATTACCAGCTATCGTGATCGTTTAAAAATTGTTCTCTTGGACGACCATTCCAAAGTATTTTTATTGCCCAAAAAATTCGAAAAATGGTATACTGCAAATACATCCATTTCTTTAATTCCTATCGGACAGGTAACTGGAATTCATTCTTCGAATTTATTTTATCCTTTACAAAACGACTCATTAAAATTAGGTTATCGAACGGGAAGCAGTAATCATGTAACGCATGACGGTATCGTAACCATCGAACATGCAGAAGGCGATTTACTTTTGATGGAATGTTTTGATTAAAGCATTCCAAAACAGTTTGCCTATCTTTGCAACGAAATGAAAAAAGAACAATCCGAAAATAGTCCTCAAAAACCTAATTTACATTCAAGAAATCTTGACAATTCGGGTTATCATTTTGACCAATTAATTCAATCTTGTCCGGAACTCAATGACTTTGTGTTTACAAATGAGTATCATACTCAGACAATTGATTTTGCAAATCCAGAAGCCGTAAAAACCTTGAACAAGGCCTTATTAACGAAGCATTTTGGAATAAAAAATTGGGACATTCCTAAAAACTACCTCTGTCCTCCTATTCCAGGTCGTGCTGATTACATTCACTATATCGCCGACTTGTTAGCTTCATGCAACAACGGAATCATACCGCATAGCGAAACTGTGCAAGGTTTGGATATTGGCATTGGTGCCAATTGCATTTATCCAATAATTGGAAATAGCTCCTACGACTGGAGTTTTGTTGGAACTGATATTGATGAATATGCGATTCAAAATTGCAAAAAAATCATTCAAAATAATCCCCAACTAATAGACGCCATTAGTTTGCAATTACAAACTGAAGCGCGTTTTATATTCAAAAATATCATTACATCCGAAGATCGATTTGCGTTTACCATTTGTAATCCGCCTTTCCATAAATCGGAAGAGGAAGACAACAAAGGAACTCTTCGAAAAATATCCAATTTAAACCAACAAAAAACTACAAAAGCGGTACTTAATTTTGGTGGTCAAAATGGCGAATTATGGTGCGATGGCG
This sequence is a window from Flavobacterium ammoniigenes. Protein-coding genes within it:
- a CDS encoding DUF4249 domain-containing protein, with the translated sequence MRKLYSLLTIITCLSLLGCEEVIPLDLQSGTPKLVVEAALTWKKGTTGNIQKIKLSTTTDYYSDSPNYVKGATVFVQNSANQSFTFVEVPNTGEYKCSNFIPVIGDTYRLSIRYNGNTYTAQEVLQPVATIMKVEQNNNGGFGGKNIELKAHYIDPSDVKNYYLYRYTYSSQVISNFYTDEDVFYNGNEFFSISQNDKIKSGDKVEINHYGISRTYFNYMSVLVSIAGNGGGGPFQSPPATVRGNIINTTQEENFPLGYFSLSEYDSVNYTVK
- a CDS encoding thiamine diphosphokinase, with protein sequence MSSHHIVRDDQEPALIIANGAACQPELLGQLLEWSPLVVVLDAAMERVMELDIKVDVLLGDFDADFDPEKYQTEQYPIDIIHAPDQNKTDLEKAFDYLIERNIPAVNVVWATGKRADHTITNLTTITSYRDRLKIVLLDDHSKVFLLPKKFEKWYTANTSISLIPIGQVTGIHSSNLFYPLQNDSLKLGYRTGSSNHVTHDGIVTIEHAEGDLLLMECFD
- the rlmF gene encoding 23S rRNA (adenine(1618)-N(6))-methyltransferase RlmF, producing the protein MKKEQSENSPQKPNLHSRNLDNSGYHFDQLIQSCPELNDFVFTNEYHTQTIDFANPEAVKTLNKALLTKHFGIKNWDIPKNYLCPPIPGRADYIHYIADLLASCNNGIIPHSETVQGLDIGIGANCIYPIIGNSSYDWSFVGTDIDEYAIQNCKKIIQNNPQLIDAISLQLQTEARFIFKNIITSEDRFAFTICNPPFHKSEEEDNKGTLRKISNLNQQKTTKAVLNFGGQNGELWCDGGELKFITQMIYESSKYPLNCLWFTTLVSKKENLASIYKTLNKVNAAEIKTVDMAQGQKTSRFVAWTFMTADQQKAWQF